The genome window CCTCCCGCGACAGGCTCCGGTCAACTGCCAACACCGTGACTTATTTCGATTCTTTTGTTTCAAGACCTCCTCCCTCCGTTAGTCTTTGCTTCCGTCACAGTCAAACCGAAGCCGGCCTACTTCCCCAACAACACCACCAACTTCTCTTCCCCTCTCGCTCTCTCACCATTCGGCAGATGATCGAGCCTTTCTGAGATACAGGAACAtcggagagagagatagagagaggggTAAATAGGAAGGAAGTAGAGGAAAAGGGCAGGTCGTGCGCCATGGGACAAGCCTTCCGCAAGCTCTTCGACAGATTCTTCGGCCCCGTCGAAATGAGGGTATTCCCCTTTCCCTCTTTTCCTCTCAGCTTTTCCAACTCGATTTGCTCCTGAACAGATGAACATATCACGTGCCTGTACCTTTCCTAGCATATTCTTCAATGTTTTTCTCCTTTGGTTGGTCCCTTcgaaatcataataaatattccTATATAAATTTCGATTTATCCGAAAAACCAAAAAGTTGAAGTTTCTAAACACATATATCATGATACTTAGAAAAGGGATTTTCTTCGAATACATTAGGATGATTACGTATATGTATGATGGAACGATTCCTCGTATGAGGGCAATGGGGACGTGAATCAAGCGAGCACTCGATCGATGCGAGGTCAATCAAGGGCCAACTCAAGTCTTGACTTTTTCATTATTGTATGGATATACATTTATTGGTGATAAAAGTATCTTGACTTATGAGATTAGAGTGGGAAAATTCTGAATTAAAATTACCGAGAAAAACTTTGGAATCCAGTGCTAAGACTGAAAAATGTAGTGGAAGTTTTGTAATAAGGAGCAAGTAGCTAATGTTTTGTTTAAATAAATACTCAGAAGCTATCTTTTGATACGTTGGTTCTATAATTAGGGTATATCGAAGAAGAgtttgttataaaaaaaaaaccagaAGATTTTTTTACAATCTCCACCCTCTTTGATTGGAAGGAAAGTTTTATGGAAGGTCTTCCATTTTTTTGGCACCTAAATATTAGACAGTTCATAGACTCAAAAGTTTGTTGTACATTGACATGGATGTTTGGTGTTATCAAAAGGGATAagaatttattattatatttgttaGAATTCATGGGTGGTACTAATCATGTATAAAAGCAATGGTTTAATATAGCCCTCCAAGAGTAGTTCAAAGCAACAGTTTGTTTTTGTGTTCAATGATGCCTGTGTATTTGAAACATCACAACCTTCACCGGACTCCTTAACTAGATGAAGttttttctcttcttatgtaGGTAATATGTTCATAAGAACTTCTGTTTATTTTGATGAATAAGTGCAACAATCCATCGATGACATCTTTTGTACTTAACCTATTGTAGGTTGCAATGCTTGGATTGGATGCAGCTGGTAAGACAACTATCTTGTACAAGTTGCACATTGGGGAAGTTTTGTCAACGGTTCCAACTATTGGTAAGCCTCCTGTAATTCACTTCCAAATAGAAAAGGTATTCTGTAGAACTAACTCTCTGGAACTATCTTAGTTTGTTAAAATTTGATTGAGAAGGGGTTGAAAAAGAATTCTATTGCATTTACTTGTTCAGATGAGGATGTAGAAACACTAGGAGTGAAGAAGAATTCAATGCTGGGTAGGGCATTAGTATCCACATAGTCAGTGGATACCAATACAGATGCAGATGGTGGATGCTAAATTTTGAAAACATTAATATTTCTTATAATGGTTATGGATCAGATGTTCACTGGGAACATCTAGATAACTGATATTGAGTATATGTTGGAAGAATATGAATACTATCTGCTTTTGGAAGGATACAAATAAGATCCTGATCTAGTGTGGATATAGGTTAAGGTAGATGTTGATGACAATTAGATATAGCCAGCATGCATAGGAGGTCAAGAAAGTGGTTATGGCTGAAAGAAGTTCCATTACCTGCATGTGTATATAAATGTATGCAAGTAATAGTGGTTTATCACAAAGAGAAAAATCATGTGAAGCTTCAACAAGTATGTGTATATTGCTTCACCGGGAACATTCTCTTTGTGTAAGTTCACTGATATAATATGTGAATATAAATTGGACACATAACCTATTTTCACATGGATATACAAATCCAGATCCAAAATTTAATAAATATCTGATGCATACTCTTATACAGCAAAAATGCATTCATATCAAAGCTGAAACTAAATCTGGGTCATTTGGCTAGTATTCAAATGGAATATCTGTACCCAACTCTGTCCAAACACATCCGCATTTGGATATTATCACAATCTTTCTTTCATTCCTGAGAGACATTGAACATATAGTGGAACCATTGACTTTTTATCAATCAGTTTCAGAGTTTGCAAATCGTCATCATTGAAATTTTCTCGTTTTCTTTTGCTTTTGAGGAAGAAGTCTCCTTCAGTAGGATCAGTAATTTCTTCTCTAAGCATACTTTTTTTCTCAGTCAGTGGGCCCTGCATTTTCAGTGTTTGTAATGTCAATGTAATGTTCGGTCCATTGTTCCTGACAATAATTTGAAGGAGATGCCCTACGGATTGTGATCAATCATTTGCTCGATGCAAATCATTGAATGTTTTTGAAACAAATAAAGGAGAGGAAAAGAAAATTCCTCCCCTACTCTAAAACCTTAGAACAATTCTCTCTGTAATTTCTGCTTCACATTATTGATCTTTAGCATGTAACTTGGTCCATTCCTCGCTTCATACTTTGGCTTGAACATTTTAGAGACTTTATGAAACATCTCTAACCGAATTTTGGTAGCAATCTGAGATTGTATTTTGGTATGTTTTTAAAAGTTAAGGTTGCAAGGAGTAGATAAGTTTAACATGCCAAGTGGATATGGATCTGGGAGAAGATAGCATTCATGATTCTGCTGTTTCTATTAAATTATTTGttcatttttttaatatgttgGTCCTTTGATGCAGAAAATGGCTTGTACTTTATATGATTTTCCTTGGTTCATGAATAGTTTATTTAGAAGCTATATTTTGACAAACTATGATCTTTATTGTATTTTCTGCCTCATTGTTGATCTGGTATACATATTTCTGTGTTCGCGAATTGCTTATATATAACCCGTATTTTGACAACTGTGATTATTTGATCCTCTTACCTCAATGTTGATCACAACCCTTCTACCTTATATTTTGTTCTAGGTTTCAATGTAGAGAAAGTCCAATATAAAAATGTGGTATTTACAGTCTGGGACGTCGGTGGACAAGAAAAATTGAGACCCTTATGGAGGCATTACTTTTGCAATACTGATGCTCTGGTAACTTGTTGTTTCTACATGTTTGATCTTTATATTTGGTATGTTGGTGACCTTTTACTCTTCAATGACATGGTTTTTTCAGTTTCAAGTAACCTTTAATTTTGAGTCAAAATTTGGATGATTCTTTTCTTCTGGTGAATTCCAGCTGGCTGAAGTCTTAACACGCATCCTTTATAATCAGTTCTCAAGTTGCTTGTTCTCTAGCCTCTGAATCCCTTCCTTCAGGGATCAACAAAGTGCTGAAATATACTTCTGATCATCAAGTCAACAAATTTTGATAAGCAGTTGAATCCATGTGTCTCTATGTTACTTTATAAGCTTACAGATTTTTCTTCCTGCTGACTAATTGATAAGTAATATGAATTCCTAGTGAGGTAGAGTGAAGAGTTTAAAATGTCTATTTTCACAAGTTTTCCTGTCATCTTATGGTAAGTTCATGAATTAAGAACCCTCAATGTTCTCACAGAAAAAAGAAAGGTTTGGAATTCTCAATCATCACCACCATTTTAATTCATAGTTCCATTCCTGTACAGATCTGCATCATTAGACTTGATCTAAATTGACTCTTTTTAAGTCCCATATTGGTGGGAAGCCTGTCCACTGGCTGTATTTTCTAGTCTTAAAGCTTGCACACTTATTCCTTTGTAGCTTTCAATTTCTGATATTGTTTATTGATCTCTTGTTTTCAGATATATGTTGTTGATTCCTTAGACAGAGAAAGAATTGGGAATGCCAAAGAAGAGTTTCAGGTTTAGAATTAAATGATGTCATTTTAATTtagctctttttcttcttctgaaaATTCTTATCAGTAATTTCAATTGTATAATGCTTCTTTCAGGCTATCATCAGGGATCCTTTCATGCTCAACAGTATCATATTGGTATTTGCTAATAAACAGGATTTGGTATGTTAGTAACCTATATTTATCTCATAATGCTATTACAATTATGTGGTGTCGTCCTTAATTGAAATTACTTTATTATAAATATGGGCTTATAATTACTTGCTTTATTGTACATATGAGCttggatttattttcttttttttttggggggaaaAAAAAGGTGGTAGCTCCACCTGTTTACatattatcatatataaataAGGTATCAGATAGCTTGGTTGGTAAGGACTTTAATAGTATGTCGCAAGTTCTTAGATTTGAATCCCATCATCGCcacttaccctttgcaaaaaaaataaaaaaataaaaattatatatatatataaaagaaaagggACTTTGGTGAAACATAGTCAATATTTATTTCAACTATATAAAAATTTCTTATGAAATAGCCAAAGCCATAAACTGATAGCTTTCTGTTATCTCTTTTGATTAAAGCGAAGCTTGATTTCTGACTGTCCCATCCTTTTTTCCCCTTAGGACTACTCATCCTCATAAATGAAACATAAACCAGGGAGCTGTATACATCCTCCTCACTTGGAAAAATGTACAAGATTAAAATTAGACCTTGATGTATGCATGTTTACTATTACTCTATTTGTTTCCAATCAGTTGCACAATCTGAAGAAGAACTATTTCTTCCTTGTTCAGAGAGGGGTGATGACTCCAATGGAGATATCTGAAGGGCTGGGTCTCTACGATCTGAGGAACCGTACTTGGCATGTTCAGGGAACCTGTGCCCTCACCGGTGATGGCCTCTACGAGGGACTCGACTGGCTAGTGACAGCCCTGAAGGAGTTGCAAGACTCAGGAAGACATTGAGCTGGCATCTCCTCCTCCTGTTTACAAACGTTCAGATGACCTGAAGCTGAAGAGTTGTGTGTatatttcctttcttcttctcctcaatgcCTTTGGATTTGTTGGGGATGGCATCTTGACTGATTTATTCTGAGATGTGAGTAAGCTGTTCTCAGTGTCAGTTCACAATGGCTTGTGTATGATGTTGAAAGTTGTCTTTTGATTGTATCTAACACAAATGCTGCCGCATGATATCAGAACTTGTCATGATTCATCAATTTCTGTGATGACGCAAATGATGCAActctgttgtggttattattattGATTCTATTGGGCATAGAAATTGATGTGATCGACTCTTTACTACTCACTTAGAACATTACAAAAGTTTTATGGCGACATTGTTTTGGTCACTTGGAGCAAACGTATGGAAATTTTAATCTGGCATCGATATactatatatgtttttatatatttgcattaaATAATCCgagttttttgttttatttttggaTGGTTAGTGATACAACAGAACATGTACAGAGAATCCAAATAATTAGATGGTAATATATGCTATaccaaatttataataataataataataataataatggccgTCTATAGACATTTTAATTCCAACCAATTATAATTAATGTCATGTTAACCTCGTCCGCATTGGAATCGTTTCGCACGTGATAGAGCCATAGGTGGACACGTATCCGTTCCCTGGGTCGTGTGGGAACGGCGGTTGCCCCGTTTGGACTGGCTCTCCCTTCTCCCCGAGAGACGCAGATCTGCTTATCATTCGGTGAGATGGTACTCAACTTATCTGCGATGCCTCGGCGGACACCGCGCTCTAGGAAAGCGACAGCCTCGCGGTGACGTGAAAGGATCCCATTAAAGACGATTACTAATCCCACGCCCTCTTTCGACATATCAACCCCTTTGGCGCCCACGGCCCAAGGGCAGAAAGGCAAAACAAAGCGCGCACACCCAGCAAAAAAGGGGAGGATGTTATCGTCTCGGAAACAGAGGACTTAAATTGGAGTGAGTACGAGAAAGGATGACGCCGCGGGGTAGGCAGCAAAACGACAAAATGACTAAATTACCCTTTATTGAAATTAATTGTCTTCTCCAAATAGACATCGGGCTTTGTTTCCAAGAATGCCCTTCCCGACGTGACCAGCAGCGACGCGCTTTTTACCAACCGCCCCCACCACCATGGGTGCGGTAATCTGGTGGTTTCCTAAATATTGGGGGTCTTTTAGGCAACAGGTTTTCCTTACCTATAAAAGCCTCAGGGGGAATGATAGGAACCGGACGGGGTGGGGGGGCTATAAAAGGCGACAAAGATGGGGAGGAGTGGGGAGAAGGAACAGGTGAAGGGAGGGGAAGCGAGTGCAAGAAGCCGTAAGGAAGGAGAAGAGCCGTTCGAAGCCCTAGAAACTTTGGAGGCGATTCGAATCGGGCTTGCTTACACAAAGATATTTTTGCATTTGGCGGTTTCTTGAAGGATCCGACTCCAGATCAAAGACTCTGTTGCGGGATCATCGCAAGGGAGCACGACGGTGGCGGTTCAGATTGCTATTGCATCGCCATCTTGTGCCTTTCTCTCCGCCCTGGTGACGGCCTGGTAGGGTTTTCTTTCGTTTCTTTTGAATCTTGAAGGTGGAACTGTTTGGGGTTAGGCAGGGTTGGGACAGGGAACTATTTGGCGTTTCGTTCTCGTACTGGTGTTTCCCAAGTATCAGTTAGGTAGGCTTTCGGGGTCCTCAGGTCACGTCTTTGGATTGCGAGCTAGTGGGCGGGAGGTCGTCGTTCGTGTTCTTTCTATTACGTTTGGGAAGGGATTGATGTGACATTGCATCTTTGAGCCTGGCCATGGCGTCTTGGATCTTTGTGACGAATGTGATTTGTGTCTTTCTTTCTTCTAGTAACTCGATCGTTCGTCGTGGAGCATTCGAGAATTAGTGGCCGGCAAGTTATGACAGCCTTGAAAGAGGAACTGATTTTTCTGATACTGCAGTACTTGAATGAAAAGAAGTACAAGGAAGCAGTTCACAAGTAAGTTGTCTTAATTTCTTCAGCAATTTTAATTCTATAATCTGTCTGTAAAAGTTATGACCGGAGCAAAATGGTTGGATGATAGGTTGGAACAAGAGTCGGGCTGCTACTTCAACATGAAATATTTCGGGGATCTGGTTCAGGAAGGAAACTGGGATGAAGCTGAAAAGTACCTTGGTAGTTTCACCAAGCTCGAAGATAATCGGCATTCTGTGAAAATTTACTTTGAGATTAGGAAGCAGAAGTACCTGGAAGCACTTGACATGTGAGATGTTTTGGAAGCttataattcctttttttttttttttttggttttggcAGATTTATTGTTCATGTCTAAAATGCTCTGTTTTTGTTTGGTCTTCATCTTATATAATAGGTCAGATAGAGGGAAAGCCATCGATATACTTAGGAAGGATCTCAAGGTTTTTGCTTCCTTCAATGAGGAGCTTTACAAGGAGATGGTTCAGCTGCTTGCTTTGGAGAATTTCAGGTAATCCGGTTTGGCTTTTTGTAATTAAGAGAGAGTGATGCACAAATTATTCTCATGACGACGagacatccttttttttttttttttatccaccACCGAATATGAAGGCAAAACCAGCAGCTTTCCAAGTACGGTGACGTAAAATCTGCGAGAAATAACATGTGGGTGGAGCTGAAGAAGCTCTTCGAAGCTAATCCTGTGTTTCGTGATAAGCTAAAGTTTCCACCTTGCGAATCTCGGCTCGAGTCTTTAATCAAGCAAaggtatggtatggtatggtatggtatttcctctgttttctttctttcttttttttatttatttattgtacgTACGTTCGGGTATTCTTTAATTATCCATTAACttgaatagtattttttttttttactactactactactattggCAATCATTCCATTCCAAACTTAGTTGATGAGTCTCTTTCTATAAAAAATGAAATAGCAGTTAATTGTTTAGTAGGTAGCACAGAGTAGTAACAAGACTCACAGTTActtgagcatatgaatcatcatcaTATGAATCATCATCGGTCAGGAGCGTGTGTTTCTATTCCGACGTTTGAGATTCACACATTTTCTTTTACAGTCTGCGTTGGCAGCACCAACAGTGCCCGAATCCACGCCCCAGCCCAACTTTCCACACGCTTTATACTGATCACACATGTCCTACTGATGGAGCCCGTGGACCCGCCCCAAGAAATGTCCAGCTCATGGGGCCGCCTAATCCTAGGGCTGAAACATTGCCTCCGATGGATTCTCATACTGTAAGAGGACTTCTCCTTCTCTTTGCTCCTTGTTATCGATCGACTAATGTTGAAttaccattttttttttatatatatatttgattcaGCCACTCCCATTGGTTATCTCTCCGTCTGCAAGTGCCACTCAGAGATGGATGGCAATTGCTAACCCACCATTACCgcatgatgctgctgctgctgctgctgctgcgcaaGTCCCTTCAGGTCTGCTTCAGCCTCAAAGTGCAGGTGCTCCTCGaatgcccctttttttttttttttaattttctggtGACTGAGAAGATTGCAGGGACTATACTTAATAAATTTCACTGCCGTAGCTGCTTTCTTTAAGCACCCAAGGACTCCGACAAATGCTCATCCTGGTGGGGGGGATAACCAAACTGTGGAGTCTGAACGCGTGTGGAAGAGATTACGCATGGCCCAAACAGATGAGGTATTAAACAGCTAACACCTGCCAAAGACTTGCGGTAACAATCTCCTTGTCTGTAGCTTGGTTCAGTATAAAGAAACTGCTCATGGCCGAAACTTGTGCTTCAGGCGTCCTTCTCCGGTGCAAGTCATCCGCCCAATATTCGCCCTCAAGATGATATTCCGAAAACTGTGGTGCGGACTCTTAACCAGGGTTCGAATGTCATGAGTTTGGATTTCCACCCGATCCACCAAACAATTCTTCTAGGTTGGCGCGCTTGAATTATCGAGTAGCATAtggatgtgtttttttttttttttgtttctataaAAATTGTGTCATCTTGATTTATTTTGTAGTTGGAACAAATGTTGGTGACGTTGACATATGGGAAGTCGGGTCTAAAGAGAGGATAGCGCACAAGACCTTCAAGGTTTGGGATGTGGGATCTTGTTCTATGCCTCTGCAGGTGCTCTCTCCCTTGGGCTTAAAAGTTGATATTTGGTCCGTCTGTCGTGTAAAATAATATGATTCACGGGTGTGTGTTACCTCATTTATTCATTCATCCAGCAGTCGTCGCTCGTTAAAGATGCTACCATATCTGTCAACAGATGCCTATGGAGCCCAGATGGTTCTATTCTCGGTACTACGATTCAACTTAAGTCGatagtttttatttttagatattaaTGTATGTTCTGATGTAGGTGTTGCGTTTTCAAAGCATCTTGTTCAGACATATGCTTTCAGCTTAAATGCTGAGTTGGGACAACTGTTGGAGGTAAGCTAAAtgttttattattcttatattttATATTCATCCTCGTACAAGTTTATGTGCCTGACCGGTTTGTTTTATATATATGTGTTATGTAGATCGATGCTCATGTGGGTAGTGTTAATGATATTGCCTTCTCCCATCCCGACAAGAGCTTATCCATAGTCACATGCGGTGAAGACAAGACGATTAAAGTGAGCAGCACACGATAGATGTGCTTTGACCTATCTATTTTATAAGAAGAAATTGCATGAGCTTATGATTTTTCTGTTGCACCGACCGACGACAGGTATGGGATGCTACCACAGGGCAGAAGCGGTACACCTTCGAGGGCCACGACGCACCTGTTTATTCTGTGTGCGCTCGCCATATTGAGTCCATCGAGGTTCGTTCGGTGTTGGTGTTGGTGTTGTCGTACTCGTTAGCCGGTGTAACCATCCGAAAAAGCTTGCTCGGTTAGTGATCTCACTTTTGGCTTGATTGATGCAGTTTATATTCTCGACGGGTAGTGATGGGAAAATCAAAGCATGGTTCTACGATGGTTCGGGTCCCAAAGTTGAGTATGACGCTCCCGGTCACGGGTGCACGACGATGGCTTATGGTGCAAATGGGACAAGGTGAGAACTCCGTCTTTCCGTTGTCACCATCCCGTTGCTCTTTATATGTCAGCAGCCTTGGTGCTGCAACCTGTCGTCGATGCCTTCCTTTTTAGTTATTACAATtagaaaactctctctctctctctctctctctctctctctttgctttGATATATTTTCGGTCTCACGAATCATCATTGAAATTTACTACTACATATCTTcaatccgccgccgccgccgccgcaggctTTTCTCTTGTGGGACCAGCAAAGACGGTGAAACTCATCTGGTCGAGTGGAATGAAACCAACGGCAGAATCAAGACGACGTATTCGGGGTTCAGAAACCGGCCATTCGGAGTTGTCCAGTTCGATACGTCTAGGAACCTCTTGGCAGCCGGAGATGAAAATCTGATAAAGTTTTGGGATATGGACCGTGCTTATATGCTAACATCTACTGATGCAGATGGTGGATTGCCTGTtagtagtttttatttttttttattattaattttttgttCCCACTGTGACGTACTGAAACATTTAGTTTATcctatttcttcttcttccttacaCGCAGGCAAGCCCTCGGTTGAGACTCAACGGAGAAGGTTCACTGCTTGCGGTGGCAACAAGCGACGATGGAATTAAGATCCTAGCAAACACAGACGGGAAAAGGTCGTTAACGACGAGGGAGAAGAGGCCATCTGAGGAGGTATaaggtttatttattttttattttttataacttaCTAATGTTTGGATAAAATGATTATACGAACGAATTTTGTGCAACCGGTTGCGGTGGTCTGTCTGTCTGAATAAAGtaaatataagttttttttttttttttttttctttttccttccctTCAAATTTCGAATATATTCGGAGCAGGGATTATGACGACACGGTAAAACGAATTGTGCAGGTCACGGTGGACGGTACGACTGCCGCTGATGTCAAGCTAAGAACTCCAGGAGATACCGGATGGAAGTCATCCGACATTGTTGACTCCGCTCGTCTCAGAGCCTTGCGGTTGCCGGATTCCACGACGGCAAGCGAGGTGGTGCAGTTGTTATACACCAACTCCGGGATAGCCGTGTTGGGTCTCGGCTCCAATGGCGTCCATAAGCTGTGGACGTGGGCACGTGTCGACCACAATCCATCCGGCAAGGTAACCGACTGAATTTTATCTATTGC of Musa acuminata AAA Group cultivar baxijiao chromosome BXJ2-3, Cavendish_Baxijiao_AAA, whole genome shotgun sequence contains these proteins:
- the LOC103973401 gene encoding ADP-ribosylation factor, which gives rise to MGQAFRKLFDRFFGPVEMRVAMLGLDAAGKTTILYKLHIGEVLSTVPTIGFNVEKVQYKNVVFTVWDVGGQEKLRPLWRHYFCNTDALIYVVDSLDRERIGNAKEEFQAIIRDPFMLNSIILVFANKQDLRGVMTPMEISEGLGLYDLRNRTWHVQGTCALTGDGLYEGLDWLVTALKELQDSGRH